A region from the Lysobacter sp. BMK333-48F3 genome encodes:
- a CDS encoding TetR/AcrR family transcriptional regulator, with amino-acid sequence MSDTPAPARRLSKADRREQLLDTAMNIVREQGTDALTLGYLAERAGVSKPIAYEHFGTRSGLLIALYRKIDDRQCAIQAQAFERAPKRLGEVARLIGETYMSCFRTAGPEYHAIFAALKGDEQMERVQQELLEAYVAFYRGLLAPYAKFDADELQRRGVAIVGAADALSREMTHGRIAEADAAATLTAVILGAMRTEA; translated from the coding sequence ATGAGCGACACCCCCGCCCCGGCCCGGCGCCTGTCCAAGGCCGATCGCCGCGAGCAGTTGCTGGACACGGCGATGAACATCGTCCGCGAGCAAGGCACCGACGCCCTCACCCTGGGCTACCTGGCCGAGCGCGCCGGAGTCAGCAAGCCGATCGCGTACGAGCACTTCGGCACCCGCTCGGGCCTGCTGATCGCGCTGTACCGGAAGATCGACGACCGCCAGTGCGCGATCCAGGCCCAGGCCTTCGAACGCGCGCCCAAGCGCCTGGGCGAAGTCGCGCGGCTGATCGGCGAGACCTACATGAGCTGCTTCCGCACCGCCGGTCCGGAGTACCACGCGATCTTCGCCGCGCTCAAGGGCGACGAGCAGATGGAGCGGGTGCAGCAGGAACTGCTCGAAGCCTATGTCGCGTTCTACCGCGGCTTGTTGGCGCCGTACGCCAAGTTCGACGCCGACGAGTTGCAGCGCCGCGGCGTCGCCATCGTCGGCGCCGCCGATGCCCTATCGCGCGAGATGACCCACGGCCGCATCGCCGAGGCCGATGCGGCCGCGACCTTGACCGCGGTGATCCTGGGCGCGATGCGGACGGAAGCCTGA
- a CDS encoding FliH/SctL family protein, with protein MHADPLASVATPSAASAAASAADGSARRLQPGRGGATVAVFERRQFERAVAGTVVPARQWNAIAELDQMLARVNALYAEAGEEIKQAREAGYAAGFAEGLARAQQQMAQQLADLNERRARVLADAGSRVTELACAIVSRISPDFDARSVVPPLVMHAVEAAQAEQFLLIRVHPSVREEVAKGLGLVRQAHPVVGVIELVDDESLDKLSCVVVSEVGEVRAGVAQQIEAIRLALSGAEYGAEHAEPAP; from the coding sequence ATGCACGCCGACCCGCTCGCCTCCGTCGCCACGCCGTCCGCCGCTTCCGCCGCGGCGAGCGCCGCCGACGGCAGCGCCCGCCGGCTCCAGCCCGGCCGCGGCGGCGCGACCGTGGCGGTGTTCGAGCGGCGCCAGTTCGAACGCGCCGTCGCCGGCACCGTGGTGCCGGCCAGGCAGTGGAACGCGATCGCCGAACTCGACCAGATGCTGGCGCGGGTCAACGCGCTGTACGCCGAGGCCGGCGAAGAGATCAAGCAAGCCCGCGAGGCCGGCTATGCGGCCGGCTTCGCCGAAGGCCTGGCGCGCGCCCAGCAACAGATGGCGCAGCAGCTGGCCGACCTCAACGAACGCCGCGCGCGCGTGCTCGCCGACGCCGGCAGCCGGGTCACCGAGCTGGCCTGCGCGATCGTCTCGCGGATCTCGCCCGATTTCGACGCGCGCAGCGTGGTGCCGCCGCTGGTGATGCACGCGGTCGAGGCCGCCCAGGCCGAACAGTTCCTGCTGATCCGGGTCCACCCCAGCGTGCGCGAGGAAGTCGCCAAGGGCTTGGGCCTGGTGCGCCAGGCGCACCCGGTGGTCGGGGTGATCGAGCTGGTCGACGACGAAAGCCTGGACAAGCTCAGCTGCGTGGTGGTCTCGGAAGTCGGCGAAGTGCGCGCCGGCGTGGCCCAGCAGATCGAGGCGATCCGCCTGGCCCTGTCGGGCGCCGAGTACGGCGCCGAACACGCGGAGCCGGCGCCGTGA
- the sctD gene encoding type III secretion system inner membrane ring subunit SctD yields MSSPDPNTEPTIDAGREPRPAAAPAVSVLRIVSGLHAGASRPLSAQETLLIGSGSDCDIVLSDPGVAPHHAFIMRMGGTISLRAVDAPLQIDGQSLTPGDPAELSAMQRVDLGSASLAVGAAEDPAWAAILPQHLSDTARPPRSSMRHLPLIAGLAALSLVSVAIAAAVMPGFEKEPTATELATPLIKEFSILGGRVVEHEDGSVVVTGTVKDAATREMIRKRLATDNVAARLDLRTGDDIAADVREVLRSQGLSTETKYLGNGDVEVAGRFEDEEAFRRAVASRAMRDVNGVRRVIPRNLSDQPAAGPSLPEPAKKPASSEPTRIVQIVRGESPHVVDVDGNKYEAGDTLPDGRNLMVIGAKVWAMNKLTNLAEEIKAKPLTAAELAAAAAPASEPAAAPAPSGTAAAAPAATPTPATAPQATAAGPVQAPPAKPAAAPAAVAEAPAKPAATRR; encoded by the coding sequence ATGTCTTCCCCCGACCCGAACACCGAACCCACCATCGACGCCGGCCGCGAGCCGCGCCCCGCCGCCGCGCCCGCGGTGAGCGTGCTGCGCATCGTCTCCGGCCTGCACGCCGGCGCCAGCCGGCCGTTGTCGGCGCAGGAAACCCTGTTGATCGGCAGCGGCAGCGACTGCGACATCGTCCTGTCCGACCCCGGCGTCGCTCCGCACCACGCTTTCATCATGCGCATGGGCGGCACGATCTCGCTGCGCGCGGTCGACGCGCCGCTGCAGATCGACGGCCAGTCGCTGACCCCGGGCGACCCGGCCGAACTCAGCGCGATGCAGCGCGTCGACCTGGGCAGCGCCTCGCTCGCGGTCGGCGCCGCCGAGGATCCGGCCTGGGCCGCGATCCTGCCGCAGCACCTCAGCGACACCGCCCGCCCGCCGCGCTCGTCGATGCGCCATCTGCCGCTGATCGCCGGCCTGGCCGCGCTGTCGCTGGTGTCGGTGGCGATCGCCGCGGCGGTGATGCCGGGCTTCGAGAAGGAGCCCACCGCGACCGAACTGGCCACGCCGCTGATCAAGGAGTTCTCGATCCTCGGCGGCCGGGTGGTCGAGCACGAGGACGGCAGCGTGGTGGTGACCGGCACGGTCAAGGACGCCGCCACCCGCGAGATGATCCGCAAGCGCCTGGCCACCGACAACGTCGCCGCGCGCCTGGACCTGCGCACCGGCGACGACATCGCCGCCGACGTGCGCGAGGTGCTGCGCAGCCAGGGCCTGAGCACCGAAACCAAATACCTGGGCAACGGCGACGTCGAAGTCGCCGGCCGCTTCGAAGACGAAGAGGCGTTCCGGCGCGCGGTCGCCTCGCGCGCGATGCGCGACGTCAACGGCGTGCGCCGGGTGATCCCGCGCAATCTGTCCGACCAGCCCGCGGCCGGGCCGAGCCTGCCCGAGCCGGCCAAGAAGCCGGCCAGCAGCGAGCCGACCCGGATCGTGCAGATCGTGCGCGGCGAGTCGCCGCACGTGGTCGACGTCGACGGCAACAAGTACGAGGCCGGCGATACGCTGCCCGACGGCCGCAACCTGATGGTGATCGGGGCCAAGGTCTGGGCGATGAACAAGCTGACCAACCTGGCCGAAGAGATCAAGGCCAAGCCGCTGACCGCGGCCGAGCTGGCCGCCGCCGCCGCGCCCGCGAGCGAGCCTGCGGCCGCGCCGGCGCCGAGCGGCACCGCTGCGGCCGCGCCAGCCGCTACGCCTACGCCCGCGACGGCGCCGCAGGCCACCGCCGCCGGCCCGGTTCAGGCGCCGCCGGCCAAGCCCGCCGCGGCTCCGGCCGCGGTCGCCGAAGCGCCGGCCAAGCCGGCCGCGACCCGGCGCTAG
- a CDS encoding YciI family protein gives MKFMLIVKADPDSESGRPPDPALLQAMGAYNQALVRAGVLLAAEGLRPSAQGARVHFDGAARRVIAGPFPETEQLVAGFWLIQARSLEEAVEWVKRVPNPDGLRSQIEIRRVFDTVDFDPAAEAEPQRTEPRPADSAVARPH, from the coding sequence ATGAAATTCATGCTGATAGTGAAGGCCGACCCGGACAGCGAGTCGGGCCGGCCGCCCGACCCGGCGCTGTTGCAGGCGATGGGCGCCTACAACCAGGCTCTGGTCCGCGCCGGCGTATTGCTCGCCGCCGAGGGTCTGCGCCCCAGCGCGCAAGGTGCGCGGGTGCATTTCGACGGCGCCGCCCGCCGGGTGATCGCCGGCCCGTTCCCGGAGACCGAGCAACTGGTGGCCGGGTTCTGGCTGATCCAGGCGCGTTCGCTGGAAGAGGCGGTGGAATGGGTCAAGCGCGTGCCCAACCCCGACGGCCTGCGTTCGCAGATCGAGATCCGGCGCGTGTTCGACACGGTCGATTTCGATCCGGCCGCCGAGGCCGAGCCGCAACGCACCGAGCCGCGTCCGGCCGACAGCGCCGTCGCCCGCCCCCACTGA
- a CDS encoding metalloregulator ArsR/SmtB family transcription factor codes for MSVDSLSSTFAALADPTRRAILARLAQGEAGVTELAEPFAMSLPAISKHIKVLERAGLIARGREAQWRPCRLEPARLQEISGWLDRYREFWDQRLDRLDDYLQQWQAANGAHDGRDAG; via the coding sequence ATGTCCGTCGATTCGCTCAGCAGTACCTTTGCGGCCCTGGCCGACCCGACCCGGCGCGCGATCCTGGCGCGCCTGGCGCAAGGCGAGGCCGGCGTGACCGAGCTGGCCGAACCCTTCGCCATGAGCCTGCCGGCGATCTCCAAGCACATCAAGGTGCTCGAGCGGGCCGGGCTGATCGCGCGCGGCCGCGAGGCGCAGTGGCGGCCGTGCCGGCTGGAACCGGCGCGGTTGCAGGAGATCTCCGGTTGGCTCGATCGCTATCGGGAGTTCTGGGATCAGCGGCTGGACCGGCTCGACGACTACCTGCAGCAGTGGCAGGCGGCGAACGGGGCGCACGATGGCCGCGACGCCGGTTGA
- a CDS encoding acyltransferase: MSRLPGLDLLRAIAIVWVMFFHAAGAGLGSPYMPMSQFGWMGVDLFFVLSGYLIGWQVLRPLSRGEPLAFGDFYLRRALRVLPAFWVVLALYLWLPAFRERPGMQPAWQFLSFSVNLLIDYEHNKAFSHAWSLCVEEHFYLLFPALALLLTRRPAMWKTVLLAALLVGGGMALRAAVWQASVDDGANAWVERIYYPTWMRLDGLLAGVLLAALRAYRPAAWQALQRRAGSLVLLGLALVGVAIWLSRERLGLQASVFGFPVLSLGLALLVAAGSAEHRWSGRLRVPGAAWLAAASFSLYLTHKAVFGMVARAYGDALEPHGLLAFAVYAGSALLAGAALHYLVERPGLRLRERLRANAQATPTAADPA; encoded by the coding sequence ATGAGCCGACTGCCCGGCCTCGATCTGCTGCGCGCGATCGCGATCGTTTGGGTGATGTTCTTCCACGCCGCCGGAGCCGGACTCGGCTCGCCGTATATGCCGATGTCGCAGTTCGGCTGGATGGGCGTGGATCTGTTTTTCGTACTCAGCGGCTATCTGATCGGCTGGCAGGTGCTGCGGCCGTTGAGCCGCGGCGAGCCGCTGGCGTTCGGCGATTTCTATCTGCGCCGCGCGCTGCGCGTGCTGCCCGCGTTCTGGGTGGTGTTGGCGCTGTACCTGTGGCTGCCGGCGTTCCGCGAGCGGCCGGGCATGCAGCCGGCGTGGCAGTTCCTCAGCTTCAGCGTCAACCTGCTGATCGACTACGAACACAACAAAGCGTTCTCGCACGCCTGGTCGCTGTGCGTGGAAGAGCATTTCTATCTGCTGTTTCCGGCCCTGGCGCTGCTGCTGACCCGACGGCCGGCGATGTGGAAGACCGTGCTGCTGGCGGCGTTGCTGGTCGGCGGCGGCATGGCGCTGCGCGCCGCGGTCTGGCAGGCGAGCGTGGACGATGGCGCCAACGCCTGGGTCGAGCGGATCTATTACCCGACCTGGATGCGCCTGGACGGCCTGCTCGCCGGCGTGTTGTTGGCCGCGTTGCGCGCTTATCGTCCGGCGGCATGGCAGGCCCTGCAGCGTCGTGCCGGCAGTCTGGTCCTGCTCGGCCTGGCCCTGGTCGGCGTGGCGATCTGGCTCTCGCGCGAACGCCTCGGGCTGCAGGCCTCGGTGTTCGGTTTTCCGGTGCTGTCCCTCGGCCTGGCCCTGCTGGTCGCGGCGGGCAGCGCCGAGCACCGCTGGAGCGGACGCCTGCGCGTGCCAGGCGCGGCCTGGCTGGCGGCGGCGTCGTTCAGCCTCTACCTGACCCACAAGGCGGTATTCGGCATGGTCGCGCGCGCTTACGGCGATGCGCTGGAGCCGCACGGCCTGCTTGCGTTCGCGGTCTACGCCGGCAGCGCCTTGCTAGCCGGGGCCGCGCTGCATTACCTGGTCGAGCGACCGGGGCTGCGCCTGCGCGAACGCCTGCGGGCGAACGCGCAGGCCACGCCGACGGCCGCCGATCCGGCCTGA
- the sctJ gene encoding type III secretion inner membrane ring lipoprotein SctJ, with protein MGRASGFNAVRVVAALLACLLMIGCTRTTLYSQLDEQQANELMAALLDAGIPAEKDPSPSKTGWEVMVNRGDIPYAMQVLNSRGLPRAQYRSLGEVFKKEGFASSALEEKARYLYGLSQELSRTLSRIDGVVEARVHIALPDRDPLGGNVQDSSASVLVFERPGQSLRDRETDIKVFVKDSVEGLDDVNKVTVKFFTVTAPPKVHQSGGPFAAVLGSIDLSAVIIGGAVLVLLAIAAFFLTRMRSRFGAAAEPVSNARSGVWNG; from the coding sequence ATGGGTAGGGCCTCAGGCTTCAACGCGGTACGAGTCGTGGCGGCCCTGCTGGCCTGCCTGCTGATGATCGGCTGCACGCGCACCACGCTGTACAGCCAGTTGGACGAGCAGCAGGCGAACGAACTGATGGCGGCGTTGCTGGACGCCGGCATCCCCGCCGAAAAGGACCCCTCGCCGAGCAAGACCGGCTGGGAGGTCATGGTCAATCGCGGCGACATTCCGTACGCGATGCAGGTGCTGAACTCGCGCGGCCTGCCGCGCGCCCAGTACCGCTCGCTCGGCGAGGTGTTCAAGAAGGAGGGCTTCGCCTCCTCCGCGCTGGAAGAAAAGGCGCGCTACCTCTACGGCCTGTCGCAGGAACTCTCGCGCACGCTTTCGCGCATCGACGGGGTGGTCGAGGCGCGCGTGCACATCGCCCTGCCGGACCGCGATCCGCTCGGCGGCAACGTCCAGGACTCTTCGGCTTCGGTGCTGGTGTTCGAGCGCCCGGGCCAGAGCCTGCGCGACCGCGAGACCGACATCAAAGTGTTCGTCAAGGACAGCGTCGAGGGCCTGGACGACGTCAACAAGGTGACGGTGAAGTTCTTCACCGTGACCGCACCGCCCAAGGTGCATCAGAGCGGCGGGCCGTTCGCGGCCGTGCTCGGCTCGATCGACCTCAGCGCGGTCATCATCGGCGGCGCGGTGCTGGTGCTGCTGGCCATCGCCGCGTTCTTCCTGACCCGCATGCGTTCGCGCTTCGGCGCCGCCGCCGAGCCGGTCAGCAACGCCCGCAGCGGGGTATGGAACGGATGA
- a CDS encoding FHIPEP family type III secretion protein, with protein MRALLSSLIAAPPGTQPRRRAGYSDVVLAAAAVTIIGVMILPLPLAIIDTLVAVNIAIGFGLLLIALYIPTPVAFSSFPSVLLLTTLFRLSLSIAITRSILLEANGGHIVETFGSLVAGGNLVVGFVVFLIITVVQFIVIAKGAERVAEVAARFTLDAMPGKQLSIDSDLRAGLIDKDEAKRKRRLLEVESQLHGSLDGAMKFVKGDAIAGIVIIIINLLGGLAIGVLQKGMPLSDATHTYSILTIGDGLVSQIPAILATIAAGLVVTRTAGDEDDRHLGESITRQVSGQPRVLLITGCLSFGMVFVPGFPKPVFLLLSLVLLGVAAWRYRHHHAVLRRAFKVPEGELAVDEKPVNQDEVAPPAPLQLELSPSLAAAFGETAARTRLVEVARRLREEYGVPLPVPSLRIAAELDNGDGLGGYRLTAFGARIAFGRLSPNAQFRPARAGDANAPKLAGFFPPLAGEWTGQTGGDIRDGLSTVVEHCRAALERRMGSFIGIQETSNLFGRMQRDYPDLVKEMLRVVAPQRVADVLRRLVEEGVPIRNLRDAFEAITDVGGREKDVVLLTEYVRVALKREIADRYADGERTMQVLLIHPELEDRLRQSVRVTGGATQLAISPELAGRLGAEVRSHLGRQADGVKPVLLCSLDVRRHLRKLLEIDFFELPVLSYQELAPDLRIVQAGQVNA; from the coding sequence ATGCGCGCATTGCTGAGCTCGTTGATCGCCGCACCGCCCGGCACCCAGCCGCGTCGCCGCGCGGGCTACAGCGACGTGGTCCTGGCCGCGGCCGCGGTGACCATCATCGGGGTGATGATCCTGCCGCTGCCGCTGGCGATCATCGACACCCTGGTCGCGGTCAACATCGCGATCGGCTTCGGCCTGTTGCTGATCGCGCTGTACATTCCGACCCCGGTCGCGTTCTCCAGTTTCCCCAGCGTGCTGCTGCTGACCACGCTGTTCCGCCTGTCGCTGTCGATCGCGATCACCCGCTCGATCCTGCTCGAAGCCAACGGCGGCCACATCGTCGAGACCTTCGGCAGCCTGGTCGCCGGCGGCAACCTGGTGGTCGGCTTCGTGGTGTTCCTGATCATCACCGTGGTCCAGTTCATCGTCATCGCCAAGGGCGCCGAGCGCGTGGCCGAGGTCGCCGCGCGCTTCACCCTCGACGCCATGCCCGGCAAGCAGCTGTCGATCGACTCGGACCTGCGCGCCGGCCTGATCGACAAGGACGAGGCCAAGCGCAAGCGCCGCCTGCTGGAAGTGGAAAGCCAACTGCACGGCAGCCTCGACGGCGCGATGAAGTTCGTCAAGGGCGACGCCATCGCCGGCATCGTCATCATCATCATCAACCTGCTCGGCGGCCTGGCGATCGGCGTGCTGCAGAAGGGCATGCCGCTCAGCGACGCGACCCACACCTACAGCATCCTGACCATCGGCGACGGCCTGGTCTCGCAGATCCCGGCCATCCTGGCCACGATCGCCGCCGGCCTGGTGGTGACCCGCACCGCCGGCGACGAGGACGACCGCCACCTCGGCGAGTCGATCACCCGCCAGGTCTCCGGCCAGCCGCGCGTGCTGCTGATCACCGGCTGCCTGTCGTTCGGCATGGTGTTCGTGCCGGGCTTCCCCAAGCCGGTATTCCTGTTGCTGTCGCTGGTGCTGCTCGGCGTCGCCGCCTGGCGCTACCGGCACCACCATGCGGTGCTGCGGCGCGCGTTCAAGGTGCCCGAGGGCGAGCTGGCGGTCGACGAGAAGCCGGTCAACCAGGACGAAGTCGCGCCGCCGGCGCCGTTGCAGCTGGAGCTGTCGCCGTCGCTGGCGGCCGCGTTCGGCGAGACCGCCGCGCGCACCCGTCTGGTCGAGGTCGCGCGCCGGCTGCGCGAGGAGTACGGCGTGCCGCTGCCGGTGCCGAGCCTGCGCATCGCCGCCGAGCTGGACAACGGCGACGGCCTCGGCGGCTACCGCCTGACCGCGTTCGGCGCGCGCATCGCCTTCGGCCGGCTGTCGCCGAACGCGCAATTCCGCCCGGCCCGCGCCGGCGATGCCAACGCGCCCAAGCTGGCCGGGTTCTTCCCGCCGCTGGCCGGCGAATGGACCGGCCAGACCGGCGGCGACATCCGCGACGGCCTGAGCACGGTGGTCGAGCACTGCCGTGCGGCGCTGGAACGGCGCATGGGCAGCTTCATCGGCATCCAGGAAACCTCCAACCTGTTCGGGCGCATGCAGCGCGACTACCCCGACCTGGTCAAGGAAATGCTGCGCGTGGTCGCGCCGCAGCGGGTCGCCGACGTGCTGCGCCGGCTGGTCGAGGAGGGCGTGCCGATCCGCAACCTGCGCGACGCGTTCGAGGCGATCACCGACGTCGGCGGGCGCGAGAAGGACGTGGTCCTGCTGACCGAATACGTGCGGGTCGCGCTGAAACGCGAAATCGCCGACCGCTACGCCGACGGCGAACGCACCATGCAGGTGCTGCTGATCCATCCCGAACTGGAGGATCGCCTGCGCCAGTCGGTGCGCGTCACCGGCGGGGCGACCCAGCTGGCGATCTCGCCCGAGTTGGCCGGCCGGCTCGGCGCCGAGGTGCGTTCGCATCTGGGCCGCCAGGCCGACGGAGTCAAGCCGGTGCTGCTGTGTTCACTGGACGTTCGCCGCCATCTGCGCAAGCTGCTGGAGATCGATTTCTTCGAACTGCCGGTGTTGTCCTACCAGGAACTCGCGCCCGATCTGCGGATCGTGCAGGCGGGCCAGGTCAACGCCTGA
- a CDS encoding VOC family protein, producing the protein MQLSTYLSFDGDCRQAFEFYARTLGGDVVALMTFADNPGCDEIGAEERDKIMHGCYRLGGFELMGTDATALYPYRGVNGAHVVLGLSEVAEAERIFAALADGGTVQMPLQQTFWAQRYGIVADRFGVPWMINCAEAACVP; encoded by the coding sequence ATGCAACTGAGCACCTACCTCTCGTTCGACGGCGACTGCCGCCAAGCCTTCGAGTTCTACGCCCGCACCCTCGGCGGCGACGTCGTCGCGCTGATGACCTTCGCCGACAACCCCGGCTGCGACGAGATCGGCGCGGAGGAACGCGACAAGATCATGCACGGCTGCTATCGGCTCGGCGGCTTCGAGCTGATGGGCACCGACGCCACCGCCCTGTATCCGTATCGCGGCGTGAACGGCGCCCATGTGGTCCTGGGCCTGAGCGAGGTCGCCGAGGCCGAGCGCATCTTCGCCGCGCTGGCCGACGGCGGCACGGTGCAGATGCCGCTGCAGCAGACCTTCTGGGCGCAGCGTTACGGCATCGTCGCCGACCGTTTCGGCGTGCCGTGGATGATCAACTGCGCCGAAGCGGCCTGCGTGCCCTGA
- a CDS encoding FliI/YscN family ATPase yields MSSLPRLVLQPAPTPVSQQDPLIAALARVPKVVRVGKVAEAYGTMIRATGLKAMIGELCELRSPRDRQFRLAAEVVGVSRQYTLLTPLGPLDGVAHDTEVVATGRQASVRCGDGLLGRILDANGEPLDGRGGLGPTVQVPIYAASPNPLARQLIERPFATGVRALDTLITAGVGQRLGIFAVAGGGKSTLLGMLARGGDADVNVIALVGERGREVNEFIHDNLGEAGLQKSIIVVATSDRPALERSRAAWVATAIAEYFRDRGKRVMLLVDSVTRFARALRDVGLAIGEPPARRGFPPSVFSQMPRLFERAGNNDKGSITAFYTVLMEGEDGDDPVAEEVRSILDGHIVLSRKLAAAYHYPAIDVLVSLSRTMPRVADEAHQRAAGQLRKYLAKHQDIELLLQLGEYKRGSDPEADIAIEKIGPIRKLLQQPSGDLADYKQSIDALRRLFA; encoded by the coding sequence ATGAGCAGCCTGCCGCGCCTGGTGCTGCAGCCGGCGCCCACGCCGGTGTCGCAGCAGGACCCGCTGATCGCCGCGCTGGCGCGGGTGCCCAAGGTGGTGCGCGTGGGCAAGGTCGCCGAGGCCTACGGCACCATGATCCGCGCCACCGGGCTGAAGGCGATGATCGGCGAGCTGTGCGAGCTGCGCAGTCCGCGCGACCGCCAGTTCCGCCTCGCCGCCGAAGTGGTCGGCGTGTCGCGCCAGTACACCCTGCTGACTCCGCTCGGCCCGCTCGACGGCGTCGCCCACGACACCGAAGTCGTCGCCACCGGCCGCCAGGCCTCGGTGCGCTGCGGCGACGGCCTGCTCGGGCGCATCCTCGACGCCAACGGCGAGCCGCTCGACGGCCGCGGCGGCCTCGGCCCGACCGTGCAAGTGCCGATCTACGCCGCCTCGCCCAATCCGCTGGCGCGGCAGCTGATCGAGCGCCCGTTCGCCACCGGCGTGCGCGCGCTCGACACCCTGATCACCGCCGGCGTCGGCCAGCGCCTGGGCATCTTCGCCGTCGCCGGCGGCGGCAAGAGCACCCTGCTGGGCATGCTCGCGCGCGGCGGCGACGCCGACGTCAACGTGATCGCCCTGGTCGGCGAGCGCGGCCGCGAGGTCAACGAATTCATTCACGACAACCTCGGCGAAGCCGGGTTGCAGAAGTCGATCATCGTCGTCGCCACCTCCGATCGGCCGGCGCTGGAGCGCAGCCGCGCGGCCTGGGTCGCGACCGCCATCGCCGAATACTTCCGCGACCGCGGCAAGCGGGTGATGCTGCTGGTCGACTCGGTGACCCGCTTCGCCCGCGCCCTGCGCGACGTCGGCCTGGCGATCGGCGAACCGCCGGCGCGGCGCGGCTTCCCGCCGTCGGTGTTCAGCCAGATGCCGCGCCTGTTCGAGCGCGCCGGCAACAACGACAAGGGCAGCATCACCGCGTTCTACACCGTGCTGATGGAAGGCGAGGACGGCGACGACCCGGTCGCCGAGGAAGTGCGCTCGATCCTCGACGGCCACATCGTGCTGTCGCGCAAGCTCGCCGCGGCCTACCACTACCCGGCCATCGACGTGCTGGTCAGCCTCAGCCGCACCATGCCGCGGGTGGCCGACGAGGCCCACCAGCGCGCCGCCGGCCAGTTGCGCAAGTACCTGGCCAAACACCAGGACATCGAACTGCTGCTGCAGCTGGGCGAGTACAAGCGCGGCAGCGACCCGGAGGCCGACATCGCGATCGAGAAGATCGGCCCGATCCGCAAGCTGCTGCAGCAGCCCTCCGGCGACCTGGCCGACTACAAGCAGTCCATCGACGCCTTGCGCAGGTTGTTCGCATGA
- a CDS encoding RNA polymerase sigma factor produces the protein MTATSSNLGATHRAIDAVWRIESAKVIAGLTRMVRDVGLAEELAQDALVSALERWPETGVPDNPGAWLMQTAKHRAIDRLRRKKLLDRKHEEIGREIEAGQDEIEEAFFDRLDDDIGDDLLRLVFISCHPVLSTEARVALTLRLLGGLTTDEIARAFLAAEPTIAQRIVRAKRTLADAQVPFEVPRGEELEQRLASVLEVIYLVFNEGYSATAGDDWMRPGLCEDALRLGRILAGLMPKAAEVHGLVALMEIQASRAKARTGPDGQPILLLDQDRTRWDRIQIQRGLDALERAARLSDGNGPYTLQAAIAACHARAATAQDTPWPRIAALYQRLALLTPSPVIELNRAVALSMAFGPAVGLQLADSLLDEPSMKQYHLLPSVRGDLLLKLGRREEARAEFERAAALTRNVRERELLLARAAEIDSA, from the coding sequence GTGACGGCCACCTCTTCCAATCTGGGCGCGACCCATCGCGCCATCGACGCGGTCTGGCGCATCGAGTCGGCGAAAGTCATCGCCGGCCTGACCCGGATGGTGCGCGACGTTGGCCTGGCCGAGGAACTGGCCCAGGACGCTCTGGTCTCGGCGCTGGAGCGCTGGCCGGAAACCGGCGTGCCGGACAACCCCGGCGCCTGGCTGATGCAGACCGCCAAGCACCGCGCGATCGACCGGCTGCGGCGCAAGAAGCTGCTCGACCGCAAGCACGAGGAGATCGGGCGCGAGATCGAAGCCGGCCAGGACGAGATCGAAGAGGCCTTCTTCGATCGCCTCGACGACGACATCGGCGACGATCTGCTGCGGCTGGTGTTCATCTCCTGCCATCCGGTGCTGTCGACCGAGGCCCGCGTCGCCCTGACCCTGCGCCTGCTCGGCGGTTTGACCACCGACGAGATCGCCCGCGCCTTCCTCGCCGCCGAACCGACCATCGCCCAGCGCATCGTCCGCGCCAAGCGCACCCTGGCCGACGCCCAGGTGCCGTTCGAGGTGCCGCGCGGCGAGGAACTGGAGCAGCGCCTGGCCTCGGTGCTGGAAGTGATCTACCTGGTCTTCAACGAAGGCTATTCGGCCACCGCCGGCGACGACTGGATGCGCCCGGGCCTGTGCGAGGACGCCCTGCGCCTGGGCCGCATCCTGGCCGGGCTGATGCCCAAGGCGGCCGAGGTGCACGGCCTGGTCGCGCTGATGGAAATCCAGGCCTCGCGGGCCAAGGCGCGCACCGGTCCGGACGGTCAGCCGATCCTGCTGTTGGACCAGGACCGCACGCGTTGGGACCGGATCCAGATCCAGCGCGGCCTGGATGCGCTGGAACGCGCCGCGCGTCTGTCCGACGGCAACGGCCCGTACACCCTGCAGGCGGCGATCGCCGCCTGCCACGCGCGCGCGGCGACCGCGCAGGACACGCCCTGGCCGCGCATCGCCGCGCTGTACCAGCGCCTGGCCTTGCTGACCCCGTCGCCGGTGATCGAGCTCAACCGCGCGGTGGCGCTGTCGATGGCGTTCGGTCCGGCGGTCGGCCTGCAACTGGCCGACAGCCTGCTGGACGAGCCGTCGATGAAGCAGTACCACCTGCTGCCGAGCGTGCGCGGCGATCTGTTGCTCAAGCTGGGCCGGCGCGAGGAGGCGCGCGCCGAGTTCGAGCGCGCCGCGGCGTTGACCCGCAACGTGCGCGAACGCGAGCTGCTGCTCGCCCGCGCGGCCGAGATCGATTCGGCTTAG